A stretch of Macadamia integrifolia cultivar HAES 741 chromosome 7, SCU_Mint_v3, whole genome shotgun sequence DNA encodes these proteins:
- the LOC122085218 gene encoding GDSL esterase/lipase EXL3-like: MKTLFVIGGGGASASSSSTFAFLLATFLIASCFLFQINQALIILPKNLSVPAVFGFGDSIIDPGNNNNIKTLVKCNFHPYGKDFKEGIPTGRFCNGKIPTDFFVEEMGIKELLPAYLDPSLGPQDLLTGVCFASGAAGYDPLTSEIASVVSLSEQLKLFKEYKEKLKMIAGEERTRTIISESLYVLCAGSDDIANTYFPTPFRRYKYDVPAYTDLMLHSASSFIQDLYNLGARRIVVLDVPPIGCVPSQRTLAGGKERQCGEKENQAALLFNSKLSTLIDSLEKKLPQSKMLFVDIFKPLLDIIQNPLSYGFDEVREGCCGTGKLEVSILCNDLVPVTCPDDSKYLFWDSYHPTESGYRVLTTIIIKQYLNQYLKRF, from the exons ATGAAAACTCTATTTGTaataggtggtggtggtgcttctgcttcttcatcttcaacctttgCTTTTCTCTTAGCAACATTTCTCATTGCTTCATGCTTCCTCTTCCAAATCAACCAAGCGCTCATCATTCTACCTAAGAACTTATCGGTTCCTGCTGTGTTTGGCTTTGGAGATTCCATTATAGACCCAGGCAACAATAATAATATCAAGACGTTGGTGAAGTGCAACTTCCATCCCTATGGCAAGGACTTCAAGGAAGGGATCCCTACTGGAAGGTTTTGCAACGGAAAGATCCCCACTGACTTCTTTG TTGAAGAGATGGGAATTAAGGAGCTTTTGCCTGCATATCTTGACCCGAGCTTGGGACCTCAAGATCTCCTTACAGGCGTATGCTTTGCCTCAGGTGCTGCTGGATATGATCCCCTTACATCTGAGATTGCG TCAGTGGTGTCATTGTCGGAGCAATTGAAGTTGTTCAAGGAGTACAAAGAGAAGCTGAAGATGATAGCTGGAGAAGAGAGAACAAGGACGATCATATCAGAGAGCTTATATGTTTTATGCGCAGGGAGTGACGACATCGCCAATACGTACTTTCCTACTCCTTTCAGGAGATATAAATATGATGTCCCTGCCTATACTGATCTCATGCTCCATTCAGCTTCAAGTTTCATTCAG GATCTGTATAATTTGGGGGCGAGAAGGATTGTTGTTCTGGACGTCCCACCTATAGGATGTGTGCCATCGCAGAGAACCCTAGCAGGAGGGAAAGAAAGACAGTgtggagagaaagaaaaccaggCAGCTTTGCTCTTCAACTCTAAGCTGTCTACCCTGATTGACTCCCTCGAAAAGAAGCTCCCACAGTCCAAAATGCTTTTTGTGGATATCTTCAAACCCCTACTTGATATCATCCAAAATCCTCTTTCCTATG GCTTTGATGAGGTGAGAGAGGGATGCTGTGGCACTGGAAAGCTGGAGGTTTCAATACTATGCAACGACTTGGTTCCTGTGACTTGCCCAGATGACTCCAAGTATCTATTCTGGGATAGCTATCATCCCACTGAGAGTGGCTACCGAGTACttaccaccatcatcatcaaacAATACCTCAATCAATACCTCAAGCGCTTCTAA